Sequence from the Actinomyces slackii genome:
GGGCGCCTGGTGGTCTTCGCCCCCACGACCGAGGTCATCTACCCTCGCGGCGAGCCGGGGGTGCGCATCGATCCGGGCCCCTTGGCCACGGTTCTGGAGGGGCGGAGTCGGCCCACCCATTTCGCCGGGGTCTGTCAGGTGGTCCTCACCCTGCTGAACCTGACCGCGCCCCAGTGGGCACTGTTCGGGCGGAAGGACGCCCAGCAGTTGGCCATCGTGCGGGCCATGGTCCAGGACCTGGCCGTCGGTGTGGAGATCGTGCCGGTGGAGATTCGTCGGGAGGATGACGGCCTGGCCATGAGCTCGCGCAACGCCTATCTCAGTGCGCGGGAGCGCCAACAGGCGCTGGCCCTGTCCCGGGCGCTTGAGGCCGGTGCGGTCGCGGCGAGGTCGGGCGGCGATGCCCGGGCCGTGCGCGCTGCCGCCCTGGAGGTCCTGGAGGCCGCCGACGGGGTCGAGGTCGACTATGCAGCGGTGGTGAACCCTGGCACCTTCGAGGATCTGGCCGGCGCGGGGCTCGGCCTGGCTGCCGGCGCAGCGCGGAGCGCGGATGCCCCCGCCTGGCTGCTGGCCGTGGCGGCCCGCGTGGGCTCCACCAGGCTCATCGACAACACCCTGATCCTCCCCTGACTCCGCCAATTTGCGCGAGTTCGTGCTTTTCCGGGCCCGGAAATGTACGAACTCGCGCAAATTGGCGGAATCACGGGTCAGGCGGACTCGTAGTTGCGCAGGGTCTCCGTCGCGTGCTCGAGGACATCGTCGACGTGGTCCTGGTCGTAGCTGCGGCCGAACTTCAGTGCCCTGAACATGACGCCCTGGAGTTCTGTTGAGCTCAGGAAGCGTCGGGTGCTTTGGTGCTGCGGGGCCCCGCCGGTGATCGCCGCGGCCTCCCAGGTGCGCAGTGTGTCGATGACATCGAGGACGACGGAGTCCACTTCCTCGCAGTCATAGCCCTCACCGATCCACCAGGTCTGCTTGAGCTCCAGATGGCTCAGTTCGCTGGAGGTCAGCGCGGGCCGCGGCTCGGTCGATGGGTAGGTCATTCCTTATCTCCTTATGCGTGAGGACCGGCCCGCAGGGTTGCGGTGCGGGTGCCCGACGGCGATGAGCCCGGTGACTGTGCTCAGCCGTGGTCGGCGGAATTCACTGTAGCAGCGGTGTGCCTGACGGCGGGCCGGGTTCGCAGAGAGGCTGCTGGTCCTCGATGATGGACGGGTAAGACGGGGTGCGGTGTGGGCCTCCGACGGCGATGAGGCGGGTGATCGCACTCAGGCCGCGGTCGGCGGGCTCCACGGTAATAGTGGTGTGCTCGACGACGACGCCTTCTCCCTGGTCGGCAACAGACAGCAGACTGCTGGTGAAGGAAGCAAAACCGCTCGGGGCCAGAGTTCTCCTCGGATACGGGGCAAGTGGCCACTGCCATCTGCGTGTGGTCGGCCTCAGCTGACGCTCATCCCAGATGCGAGAAGTGTTGTGCCCGAGACCATGCGGGATGTGGAGATCTGACCCGCAGAGCCGAACCTGTGCAAGGCTGCCGTTGATGCCTCGGGGGAGAGATGGTGATGACAGCGGTGGTGTTGGTCGTCCTGGCTCGCTCGCTCACCCCTGACTCCGTCCTGTTATGTGAGTTCGCACCTTTCTAGGCCTGGAAGGACGCTAATTCACGCAAGAGTTATGAAGTTAGAAATTACCTATTTTTGTTGTCGCTGAACTTATTCGGATAAGCCGCCTTCTTACCGTCCCGCTCCTCTCCGTCTTTCGCTCTCTTGTAACCCTCATTAAAAGAAAAGTCTTTGCCGTTGCCTTTGCTAGTCGTGCCGTCGACGCTGCTGGCTGCAGGAGATTCCATGGCGGACTTATTTCTGTCGAAATTATCGAGTTTTTCCTCTGCGAGGATTCGCGTCGTCTCATCCGTAGAGCGGAGACCCGCGATTAATTTTTTGTCAATGACCAATTTCCCAGTCTTTTCGTCCTTAGCAACAATACTGCCGTGGTTGCCAGCGCTCATAAAATCTCTGAGCTGGCGCTGTGTAAACATGTTAGAATTTAATAGTAGAGTCAAGGCGTTAAGTCGAGCCTGCTGGTTTCTGTCTCGTTTCACGTCAGAGTTGCCGACTATGGCTTCCTTTGTGTTGTTCGCGAGCCGATTTTCCAGATCCTCCGAAATCCGATCTATTGTCACGGAGACGGCTCCGGATGCGTATGGAATTGCACCAGCAACTGCAACCGCAGTATCTCTTGAATTGCGTATCCACTCTCTTTCCCTTCGATCCCTCTCTTTTGCGTCAGCAACGGTCCTCTCATTGAAAGCCCCAGTGACAAACCCTTCTTTGTGATAATATTTAGCGAAATATTCAGTAAGTCGCGTAGCCTTGCCGGTTTTTTTGTAATAATTCAGGGCCGCCATGTAGCGACTCGCGTCGATGGCTTTCAGGCGAATTTGCATGTCGGTTTGCCGCTTTTTATCGTCGAAAGTCTGGCCGATTAATTCGGAGAGCGCATAATCGGAGAATGTTGGTTGTGTACCAACCTTGCCGTCCCATTCTTCCTCATTATATGTATCGTAAGGGCTGGTGTATGTGTTGAATGTATTACTGCTCTTATTTCCGCCATCAATCATTGAGGGTGTTATTCATGTGGGGGTTACCAGCCTGTTCTGTAGAGTTCGAGTTTGGTGATCAGGGTGATGATGCTGGGGAGCTCTGCCAGGCGGTGGCGGTAGCCGGTGGATAGGATCTTCCATTTCTTCAGCGTCGCGATGGTGTGCTCGATGGCGGCGCGCGTGGATGACACGGCTCTGTTGAAGTCTTTCTCCCATTCCAGACGATCTCTTCCCGGCGTCTTCTTGATGGGGGTCAGTGCGCCATGAGCGGTGTATGCGGTATCGGCGATCCAATCGGCGCCGGTGAGGATCGTGTCCCAGCCGCACAGGCTCAAGGCGGCGCTGTCGTGACGTGAGCCGGGCACCGGGTCCGAGACCGCCACCAGGGTGGCGTCGGTGGTGGCGGCGACCTGGACATTCAGGCACTGGGCATGGTGCTTGCCCGAGTAGTTGGCCTTCTCGACCTGCCTGCCGGCTGCGGGCCTGTTACCAGTGGGGATCGGCGTGCCATCAACGAGCAGCAGGCTGCCCTGAGCCACTGCCTGGGACAGAGAGATCCCACTCATGGCCAGCACATGGGTCAGCAAGGGGACCATGCGCCTCCAGATCCTGGAGACGGTGGGCTGGGAGACGCCGCACATGTCGGCGGCCAGGGCCTGGGAGATGTTATGGCGCGCCAGAATCAAGGTCAACTCCACCTGCTGCCTGAGCCCCAGGCGGTAGCCCAATAGACTCTGGCCCCGAGATTCGAGCACCTCTTCGATGCGCCCGACAAGCTCATCGATATCCTCATCGCACAGCCCCGTGGTAGACTCGTAATGCATCGGCCGCCTCCCCAAGAGAATCGAGTGTGGTAACCCAATTCTCTCCCGAGACGGCCGATGCACCAACTAACGACACGAACAAACCCCCATGAATAACACCCTGAGTTCTCTACGCCGGGTGCGTAGATCGTCATGACTGTGAAGGCGTTCTCCCTTGCAAGGTCTCCCAACTTTACGTCGTTCTCGCCAATCTCATTGAAAATCAGCGAGGTGGTGAATGCGGATTTGTCCATGTAACTCTTCGTAGTTTTGCCGGCCTTGGAAAAATCTTCCCGTCCAAACTCTTCCGCCATATGGGCACTGATGGTGGTGAGGTTCTTTGTCCAATCGTTATCCCCTAGACTGCTGCGGTGGATGATGTCCCTGATATCCTGAGGCGCAGATGTTCTTCCGTTGGGGGCGAAGAATTCTGCTGCTGCATGGGGGTTTCCTGTCATAGCGTCAAGGATACCGTAAATAGGATCGAAGATGGTGAAGTCGGGATCGTCGTCGCTCCAGGACCAGGAGCCGTCGGTGAGGAAATCGCCGAATTGATCTACCGCGAAAGTGTCGTTTCCTTCGTCAGCTAGCTCCTTCCTGTTCTTTAGGAGACGAGATATCTTCTGCCAATCAATCGACCGGAGGGTGTTGCCGAGGGTGACGAGGAAGTCTTTATTAAAGGAGAGGCTGTTGCGTCCATTCTTGTTCGTGTTATTCTCTTTCATCATCCTGTTGAATACGGTGATACGACCGTACTCGCCACTCTCGTCCATCGATTCCTTGATTGCGCGGGCGACCGATTTCTGCTTATCGCGCGTCCAGGTCTTCGAGGCGCCAGCAAGATGAATTCCGAGAAATTTAGCCATCTTTTTTTGTGTATCGATTTCTCTTTCTCGTAGGGGTATTGAAGTAAGATTTTCTGGACCGACTCCATCGACGACGCCGGCGGAGTAGTAATTATCATCTGACCTGCTTTCTAAGCGCTTGCGAATTTCCTCCAATTTCTCCTCTCGTCGGAAATCTGGAATGTCAGTAAGGTAGTCACCTTCTTCGATAATTTTTTTATACTGCTTCTTTTCTTCGTCATTGAGGTTGTTGTAGTCCTTGGTGAGTAATTTTAAATTATGGCCGTCCACCTTCCCCTGACTCCAACTTTTGAGGGCTTTTCCGCTCTTGATGACAGTGCCGTCTGGGATCTCGTACTCGACGGTTCCGCTCCCGTCGGGAGAGGTTGTTAAGCCGTTCTGATTCAGATGAACAATCCCTCTCCGGGCGCTCTCGATCTCGTCTGCCAACTGGGCTAGACGGTCGCAGTTGGCGCTCACGCTCCCATTGAAAGAGCTGATGTCGCTAAGATTGTACTTCCCTGCTGTCGATTCATATTTGCGGTGAATCGCACTTCTGGCAGATCTCGTTTCCTGGATGAATAAAGTGAGGCGTTCGATTTCACTTTTTAGTCTATCGGGATTGAGTTTGAATTTTGCCATGACATGCTCCTGTGGTTCTGGTTTTCTTGGCGATCGAACGTGTAGTTGTTTTGTGACTTCGTGTCTATTAGCGGAACTTCTCTCGCTCCGATTTCAATGTTCTCAAAAATGATGTGAATACGCTGGAGGTGCTCCTTATCCTGGTTCTCGCCGCTGTGGCCATGCTGTCGGCTAGGGGAGCCTTCCATACCATCTCGTGATTGATGTATTTCCAGTAAAAATCCAGTTTGTCAGAACTAGCGTCGGAGAAGCCGATCTCGTCGTTCTTCGCGCTCACGTAGTCGATCAGCTCCGTCAGTGCTTCGTACTCCGGTTTCGACATGGCATCCTCCTGTCTCGTGGTCAGCGTCCATGCCCTCACAACTCAGGCTATTTCTCAGGCTAGATCTATAGACCCGCCTGGTCCACGGGGAGCGTGACCTGGGCCGAACTCACCGGGGAGTACTGCCCGGCGAACAGCGCAGAGCGGCCAGAGCTCGGCTCGCGCACAGAGCCAGGTCCCGCCCACCTGGGCGCGCAGGACACACATGCCGAACACCCAGAGCAGGCCGAGCATGTCCGGTTACTCAGCCCGTGCCCCCTGCGGCTCCGGGGCACAGGGCGCGCAGAGTGAGAAGGCGTGGGGCACGGAAAACGCGGATTGCGAAGCGCCGGGAGCGCCGACCTTCCTTCATCCACCCCGATCTCCCGTATTGCCCGTGCCCCCACGCTGCGGCGCGGGGGCACAGAGCGCGGGGTGTGCAAGGCGGCGCGGGGCCCGGCTGCACGGCCGCCGGGCACGGCCCGCCGGGAACAAGCCGCCGGGCACGGCCCGCCGGGAACAAGCCGCCGGGCACGGCCCGCCGGGAACAAGCCGCCGGGCACGGCCCGCCGGGAACAAGCCGCCGGGCACGGGCCGCCGGGCACGGCCCGCAGCTCAGCCCTCGACGTCGGCCATGAGGCGCTGGGTCCAGGGGGCGACGGCGTAGAGCGCCACCGCCATGAGCACGGTGATCGCCCCCAGGCCGTAGTAGTAGGCGGAGTCCCCAATCCCGCCGGTGCGCTCGATGACCACGGCGGCCACGCCCTGGCCGGTGGAGACCGCCAGGAACCACAGGGCCATCGCCTGGGAGGCGAAGGCCTTGGGGGCCAGCGCCGTCGTGGTCGCCAGGCCCACAGGGGACAGGAACAGCTCACCCACCGTCTGGAAGGCGAAGACCACCACCAGGAACCACCAGGGCGCCAGCACCGCCCCGCCCGGCCACGCGGAGAAGCCAAATCCCATCATGAGCGCGGACAGGCCGATGATGAGCACCGCCGTGGCGAACTTGACCACGGTGGAGGGGAAGCGCCCCGCGCGGCGGGTGAAGAGCCAGCCAATGACAGGGGCCAGGATGACCACCGTGGCCGGGTTGACGGACTGGTAGGACTCGGCGCTGAAGGACCAGCCGAAGAACGGCGTCGTGCCATCGGTGTGGGACAGGGCGAAGGTCGCCATCTTGCCCGAGGCCTGCTCGAAGATCATCCAGAACAGCACGGCCCCGATCCACAGCGAGATGTAGGCCCGCACATGGGTGCGCTCAGTGGCGGTGACCTTGGAGGAGCGGAGCATGACCGCGAAATAGGCGATCGAGGCCCCCGTGGAGATGAGGAAGAGCGCATAGGCGATGGCCGAGGCCATCGTCCCGGTCACGGCGTAGAGCAGGCCCACGAGCACCACCGCCGCCACCACGGCCGCCGCCGACCCCAGCAGCAGACGACGGCGATCATCGCGCGCCAGCGGGTTGGGGATCTCGAAGGCGAAGGAGGAGAGCTTGCGGCGCCCGTAGACGAAGGCCACCAGCGCCAGCGCCATGCCCACGGCCGCCGCCGCGAAGCCCGCGTGATAGCCGTAGGCGGCCCGCAGCCACCCGGTGACCAGGGGAGAGAAGAAGGAGCCGATGTTGATCGACATGTAGAACAGCTGGAAACCGGCGTCGCGCCGCGGATCACCGGTGTCGTACAGGCCGCCGACGATGGTGGAGAGATTGGGCTTGACGAAGCCTGTCCCCACGGCCACCAGGGCGATGCCGATCCACGACAGCAGGCCGGTGGGGCCCGCCAGGCACAGGTGGCCGGCCATGATGACCACGCCGCCGTACAGCGCTGAGGACCAGGGGCCGATGATGCGATCGGCGAAGATCCCTCCGGGGATGGCCAGCAGGTAGACGGCGGCCCCATAGGCCGCCAGGATCACCTGCCCGGTGTTCTCATCAATCCCCATTCCGCCGCGCGCCACGGTATCGGTGATGAAGTAGAGCAGGATGGCGCGCATCCCGTAGTAGGAGAAGCGCTCCCACATCTCCACATTGAGCATCCAGGGCAGGCCCCTGGGGTGGCCGAGTATGCCGCGGTCCTCCACCGACGGCGAGGTGCGCAGCCTGTCCGGCCTCCAGCGCGAGAGCGTTGGGGATGGTGAGGCTGATTCGGCTGGCATATGGCGTCCTTTCCGGGGAGGGTGGACCGCGCGCAGGCAGCCCGCGACGACGGAGTTGAGCCTAGCGCTCCGGCATCCGGCGTCGCGTGGGAATGGGTCGCCGTCCCCGTCCCCGTATCCCCGAGCCGGGCGCGATGCCGCGATCAGGCGCCGCCGCCCGACGGCGCTCCAGGGCGCCCGCCCCAGGGCGCCGGCCCCAGGGCGCCCGCTCCAGGGCGCCGGCCCCAGGGCGCCCGCTCCAGGGCGCCGGCCCCAGGGCGCCGGCCCCAGGGCGCCGGCCCCAGGGCGCTCGCCCCGGAGCCGGCGGTGCGCCTCAGCGCTCCAGATCGGCTGCCGCGCGCACTTCGGGGCGAACCGGTACCAGCCGGGTCAGTTGGGTGACATGACGGGGCTCGAGCTCGTCGAGGCTGGCCACCCCCAGCAGCTTCATGGTGCGCACCACCTGATCGGAGAGGATCTCGATGGCGCGGTCCACCCCGGCGCGGCCCCCGGCCATGAGGCCGTACAGGTAGGCGCGGCCCACCAGGGAGAATTTCGCTCCCAGCGCGGCGGCGGCGATGATGTCCTGGCCGTGCATGATCCCGGTGTCGATCATGACGGTGGTGTCCCGGCCGACCTCCCGCAGGACCTCCGGCAGGAGGCGGAAGGGGATGGGGGCCCGGTCCATCTGGCGCCCGCCGTGGTTGGACAGCAGGATCCCGTCCACCCCCAGGTCCACCAGGCGCTTGGAGTCCGCCACGTTCTGGACCCCCTTGATGATGATCCTGCCCTTCCACAGGGAGCGGATCACCGCCAGGTCCTCGTCGGAGATCGTGGGATCCATGGCGCTGTCCAGCAGCTCTCCCACAGTCCCTCCCGTGGAGGACAGGGAGGCGAACTCCAGCTTGGGCGTGGTCAGGAAGTCGAACCACCATCGCGGGTACATAGCGGTGTTGAGCACCGTGGAGGCGGTGATCTGCGGCGGGATGGAGAAGCCATTGCGCTTATCGCGCAGGCGCGCCCCGGCCGTGGGCACATCCACGGTGAACATGAGGGTGTCGAAGCCCGCGGCAGCGGCCCGCTCCACCAGACCGTAGGAGATCTCGCGCTCGCGCATGACATAGAGCTGGAACCAGTTGCGCCCGCGCGGGTTGGCGGCGGCCACATCCTCCATGGATGTGGTGCCCAGGGTGGACAGGGTGAAGGGGATGCCCGCCGCCCCGGCCGCCCCGGCCCCGGCCGTCTCGCCCTCGGTGCGCATGAGGCGGGTGAAGCCGGTCGGGGCGATGCCGAAGGGCATGGCCGAGGGGCCGCCCAGGATCTGGCAGGAGGTGTTCACATCGGGGGCCGGGCGAAGGATGTCGGGGTGCCACTCGATGTCGCGGAAGGCCTGCCTGGCCCGGCGCAGGGAGATCTCCTCATCGGCGGAGCCATCGGTGTAGTCGAAGGCGGCTGCCGGGGTGTTGCGCTTGGCCAGCGCGCGCAGGTCCCAGATCGTCTGGGCGGCGGCCAGACGTCGTCGGCGGCCGTTGAGATCAGGGGCCTTGAATTGGAGAAGCTCGAAGATCTCGCTGGGCTTGGGGATCTGACGCGTGACCATGGATACCTCGACTGTGAGATGAGCGGGCCCCACGGGGCCCGTGCCGGACGCCGGTGCCGGATGAAGCGGGTCAGCCGCCGCCCGATCAGGACAGCAGAATCCTATGGGACGTAAGTCATGCAAGCAAGGTAAACCTAAGCATACTGCGCCGCATCGGCAGCTCGGTCCGGTCGGTGTTGGTGGTGAGTGGGGGTGGGGCGATCAGAGCGTTCGGCGCATGACGCAGCGGGGGTGGCCGGCGCCGGTCGCCTCTGTCATGCCGATCTTGGTGAAGCCGGCCTTCTCAAAGAGGGCTCGTGTGCCCAGGAAGGCCATGGTCGTGTCGATGCGCTTATCTGTGTCCGGCGGGTAGGTCTCCACTGCCGGGGCGCCCTGCTGGGCGGCATAGGCCACCGCCCCGTTGATCACCTGCAGCGCATAGCCCTTCCGGCGGAACCCGCGGCTGCGGACCACCACGCAGATGATCGCCCATACGCCTACGTCATCGATGCGCCGAATAAGCCTGGATGCCTCGAGCCTGGGGATCGCGGAGCGAGGCCCGATGGCGCACCAGGCAACGGGAACGCCGTCGTCATAGCCGATGACGCCAGGGCCGGGATCTCGATGGCACAGTGCGAGCAGGGCGTCCTCGCGCGTGTCACCGAGCTCGCGCATCTGGGCGGCCGTGAGCCGATGGGACAAGCACCAGCAGTGGGTGGCCCTCCGGTTGGGATTCGCGACGGTGGCGAAGTCGTCGAAGTTCTCAGGCGAGAGGGGGCGAATCTCGAAGGGCATGGAATCACCCGATGCTCAGTGGGCGATGACGACGCCCAGATTGCGCGGCCCGTGCACGCCGTTGACGCGCACCAGCTCGATGTCGCTCGTGGCCGAGGGCCCCGAGATCCACGTCATCGGCCGAGTGGGGTGGAGCCCCATGACATCGACGGCCTGGGGGACCGTCGGCACCACGGACTCGCGCTCCAGGACCACCACGTGGCGGTCGGGGATCAGGGAGATCGCCCGGCGCCCCTGATCGGGCTCGCCGTCCAGGACGATCGTGCCCGAGATCGAGATGCCCAGGCGCGAGCAGGTCAGCACGGCGTCGGCCTCATCGAGGCGCAGCGTGGCGATGGGGGCCTCGCGCGAGTCCTCCCACAGCTCGCGCCCACCGCGCCCGGCGGCCTCCTTGTACTCCTGGGGCAGTCCGTCGGGCACGACGACGATGCGCGCCGGCCCCAGCAGCGCGTCGATCGCGTCGAGCACCTCGGCCTGCGTGGGCGCCAGGGACACCGCGGCCGAGTAGTCCTCGAGCTTGTCGACCATCTCCTCGATCACCGGCGCTGAGCCCGGCGCCTCGGTGCCCGAGCGGATGTAGTCCCGCGGGATCTCCCGCACCGGGCCACTCTGGGAGCGCGAGATCGCATCGCGGGCCCGGGCCAGGATCGCAGTCTTGGCATCCATCAGTTCTCCTCCGTCGTCGTCGAGGCGGTGGACTGGGCCGCCGAGCCGCCGCCCGGGGCCTCCGGGTGGGTGCGCCGCCACCACTGGCGGAAGGTCTCGGCCGGCGCCACCGGCAGGTCCCTGGCCCCGGTCCACAGCGAGGCCGGGAAGGGCAGGGCCCCGATCGTCCCATCCTGGCCGCCCACCAGCGCCGAGGCCTTGACCGCCTGGGAGGCGGCCGCCCACAGCTTCTCATTGGACATCACCGGCGCCGAGGCGCCCAGGGCCACATCCCAGATATCGGGCACCAGGCGGCGCTTGACATCCACTGAGCGGGCGCGCAGGTGGACCAGGATGGTGGGGATGTCGATCTTGACCGGGCACACCTCGCCGCAGGCCCCGCACAGGGAGGAGGCGAAGGGCAGGGTGTGGACGGGATCGTCGTCGGCCAGCCCCTGGGTGAGCTGCGGGGTGAGGATCGAGCCGATCGGCCCGGGATAGACCGAGCCGTAGGCGTGCCCACCGGTGTGCTGGTAGACGGGGCAGATGTTCATGCACGAGCCGCAGCGGATGCAGGCCAGCGCCGCCCGGCCCACCGGGTCCGCCAGGGTCTTGGTGCGCCCGTTGTCCATGAGGATGACGTGGAACTCC
This genomic interval carries:
- a CDS encoding alpha-hydroxy acid oxidase, coding for MVTRQIPKPSEIFELLQFKAPDLNGRRRRLAAAQTIWDLRALAKRNTPAAAFDYTDGSADEEISLRRARQAFRDIEWHPDILRPAPDVNTSCQILGGPSAMPFGIAPTGFTRLMRTEGETAGAGAAGAAGIPFTLSTLGTTSMEDVAAANPRGRNWFQLYVMREREISYGLVERAAAAGFDTLMFTVDVPTAGARLRDKRNGFSIPPQITASTVLNTAMYPRWWFDFLTTPKLEFASLSSTGGTVGELLDSAMDPTISDEDLAVIRSLWKGRIIIKGVQNVADSKRLVDLGVDGILLSNHGGRQMDRAPIPFRLLPEVLREVGRDTTVMIDTGIMHGQDIIAAAALGAKFSLVGRAYLYGLMAGGRAGVDRAIEILSDQVVRTMKLLGVASLDELEPRHVTQLTRLVPVRPEVRAAADLER
- a CDS encoding transposase, whose amino-acid sequence is MLESRGQSLLGYRLGLRQQVELTLILARHNISQALAADMCGVSQPTVSRIWRRMVPLLTHVLAMSGISLSQAVAQGSLLLVDGTPIPTGNRPAAGRQVEKANYSGKHHAQCLNVQVAATTDATLVAVSDPVPGSRHDSAALSLCGWDTILTGADWIADTAYTAHGALTPIKKTPGRDRLEWEKDFNRAVSSTRAAIEHTIATLKKWKILSTGYRHRLAELPSIITLITKLELYRTGW
- a CDS encoding LutC/YkgG family protein; this translates as MDAKTAILARARDAISRSQSGPVREIPRDYIRSGTEAPGSAPVIEEMVDKLEDYSAAVSLAPTQAEVLDAIDALLGPARIVVVPDGLPQEYKEAAGRGGRELWEDSREAPIATLRLDEADAVLTCSRLGISISGTIVLDGEPDQGRRAISLIPDRHVVVLERESVVPTVPQAVDVMGLHPTRPMTWISGPSATSDIELVRVNGVHGPRNLGVVIAH
- a CDS encoding DUF6571 family protein; the encoded protein is MAKFKLNPDRLKSEIERLTLFIQETRSARSAIHRKYESTAGKYNLSDISSFNGSVSANCDRLAQLADEIESARRGIVHLNQNGLTTSPDGSGTVEYEIPDGTVIKSGKALKSWSQGKVDGHNLKLLTKDYNNLNDEEKKQYKKIIEEGDYLTDIPDFRREEKLEEIRKRLESRSDDNYYSAGVVDGVGPENLTSIPLREREIDTQKKMAKFLGIHLAGASKTWTRDKQKSVARAIKESMDESGEYGRITVFNRMMKENNTNKNGRNSLSFNKDFLVTLGNTLRSIDWQKISRLLKNRKELADEGNDTFAVDQFGDFLTDGSWSWSDDDPDFTIFDPIYGILDAMTGNPHAAAEFFAPNGRTSAPQDIRDIIHRSSLGDNDWTKNLTTISAHMAEEFGREDFSKAGKTTKSYMDKSAFTTSLIFNEIGENDVKLGDLARENAFTVMTIYAPGVENSGCYSWGFVRVVSWCIGRLGRELGYHTRFSWGGGRCITSLPRGCAMRISMSLSGASKRCSNLGARVYWATAWGSGSRWS
- a CDS encoding DUF6571 family protein, with the translated sequence MIDGGNKSSNTFNTYTSPYDTYNEEEWDGKVGTQPTFSDYALSELIGQTFDDKKRQTDMQIRLKAIDASRYMAALNYYKKTGKATRLTEYFAKYYHKEGFVTGAFNERTVADAKERDRREREWIRNSRDTAVAVAGAIPYASGAVSVTIDRISEDLENRLANNTKEAIVGNSDVKRDRNQQARLNALTLLLNSNMFTQRQLRDFMSAGNHGSIVAKDEKTGKLVIDKKLIAGLRSTDETTRILAEEKLDNFDRNKSAMESPAASSVDGTTSKGNGKDFSFNEGYKRAKDGEERDGKKAAYPNKFSDNKNR
- the panC gene encoding pantoate--beta-alanine ligase; translated protein: MSADPSADRTALARTRGELAAALELCPGPRAVVMTMGALHEGHFDLVRRAADLAGPGGTVVVTIFVNPLQFAAGEDLEAYPRDLERDVDGLERVLGERGESTGRLVVFAPTTEVIYPRGEPGVRIDPGPLATVLEGRSRPTHFAGVCQVVLTLLNLTAPQWALFGRKDAQQLAIVRAMVQDLAVGVEIVPVEIRREDDGLAMSSRNAYLSARERQQALALSRALEAGAVAARSGGDARAVRAAALEVLEAADGVEVDYAAVVNPGTFEDLAGAGLGLAAGAARSADAPAWLLAVAARVGSTRLIDNTLILP
- a CDS encoding GNAT family N-acetyltransferase; translated protein: MPFEIRPLSPENFDDFATVANPNRRATHCWCLSHRLTAAQMRELGDTREDALLALCHRDPGPGVIGYDDGVPVAWCAIGPRSAIPRLEASRLIRRIDDVGVWAIICVVVRSRGFRRKGYALQVINGAVAYAAQQGAPAVETYPPDTDKRIDTTMAFLGTRALFEKAGFTKIGMTEATGAGHPRCVMRRTL
- a CDS encoding peptide MFS transporter produces the protein MPAESASPSPTLSRWRPDRLRTSPSVEDRGILGHPRGLPWMLNVEMWERFSYYGMRAILLYFITDTVARGGMGIDENTGQVILAAYGAAVYLLAIPGGIFADRIIGPWSSALYGGVVIMAGHLCLAGPTGLLSWIGIALVAVGTGFVKPNLSTIVGGLYDTGDPRRDAGFQLFYMSINIGSFFSPLVTGWLRAAYGYHAGFAAAAVGMALALVAFVYGRRKLSSFAFEIPNPLARDDRRRLLLGSAAAVVAAVVLVGLLYAVTGTMASAIAYALFLISTGASIAYFAVMLRSSKVTATERTHVRAYISLWIGAVLFWMIFEQASGKMATFALSHTDGTTPFFGWSFSAESYQSVNPATVVILAPVIGWLFTRRAGRFPSTVVKFATAVLIIGLSALMMGFGFSAWPGGAVLAPWWFLVVVFAFQTVGELFLSPVGLATTTALAPKAFASQAMALWFLAVSTGQGVAAVVIERTGGIGDSAYYYGLGAITVLMAVALYAVAPWTQRLMADVEG